A region from the Brachyspira pilosicoli genome encodes:
- a CDS encoding flagellar hook-associated protein 3: MRVTEQAQYNRAISSIKKNYSEMEASQTRLSTGQRVQRPHENVTSTINSIYYRTRKSSLDRYQNNIVDGKERLSVAHDSMSSITQALARARDLAVQGANSTYSAEDRAKMAMEVEEMIERIYDISKTQSKGEFIFSGTSVKTAPFRALYGHDEKAGRSIIQTVMYEGDANAQNREIENGQYINVGTPGNYAFWGTNMEIISTVDAGNYVASENQDIMIDDMVINIKQGDNIEAIVQRINDANGNVSATIGDLRGGAKVIQLKTSTPHKILLQDLKGGTVLQDIGLVRQGAGNIPENNYEPSAVISGKSLFESLIYLRDAMLNDDVRAIGSEALGYIDSAIDNVTTVQANASSKVTRLDMGYNSFEDQKLAIDEALAKNENIDYAEEIVNFNMWQYAHNATLQTTGRLLGRTLLDYMR; the protein is encoded by the coding sequence ATGAGAGTTACAGAGCAAGCCCAATATAATAGAGCTATAAGCAGTATCAAGAAAAATTATAGTGAAATGGAAGCATCTCAAACAAGGCTATCTACAGGTCAAAGAGTACAAAGACCGCATGAAAATGTTACATCCACAATCAATTCTATTTATTACAGAACAAGAAAATCATCATTAGATAGATACCAAAATAATATAGTAGACGGTAAAGAAAGATTAAGCGTAGCACATGATTCTATGAGTTCTATTACACAAGCCTTAGCAAGAGCAAGAGATTTAGCTGTACAAGGTGCAAACAGTACATATTCTGCAGAAGACAGAGCTAAAATGGCTATGGAAGTAGAAGAAATGATAGAAAGAATATACGACATATCTAAAACTCAAAGTAAGGGAGAGTTTATATTCTCTGGTACAAGTGTAAAAACTGCACCATTCAGAGCATTATACGGACATGATGAAAAAGCAGGACGTTCAATAATTCAAACAGTAATGTATGAAGGCGATGCTAATGCTCAAAACAGAGAAATAGAAAACGGTCAATATATAAATGTAGGTACACCTGGAAACTATGCTTTTTGGGGTACAAACATGGAAATAATATCAACAGTTGATGCAGGCAATTATGTTGCTTCAGAAAATCAGGATATTATGATAGATGATATGGTTATAAACATAAAGCAAGGCGACAATATTGAAGCTATAGTTCAGAGAATAAATGATGCTAATGGAAATGTTAGTGCTACTATAGGAGATTTAAGAGGAGGTGCTAAAGTTATACAATTAAAAACATCTACTCCTCATAAAATACTTTTACAAGATTTAAAAGGCGGCACTGTATTACAAGATATAGGTTTAGTAAGACAAGGAGCAGGAAACATTCCAGAAAACAATTATGAACCTAGTGCTGTTATCTCTGGTAAATCTTTATTTGAGAGTTTAATATATTTAAGAGATGCTATGCTTAATGATGATGTTAGAGCTATAGGAAGCGAGGCTTTAGGATATATAGATAGTGCCATAGATAATGTTACAACTGTTCAAGCTAATGCTTCTTCAAAAGTAACAAGACTTGATATGGGTTACAATAGTTTTGAAGACCAAAAACTTGCTATAGATGAAGCTTTAGCTAAAAATGAAAATATTGATTATGCTGAAGAGATTGTTAATTTCAATATGTGGCAATATGCTCATAATGCAACATTACAAACAACAGGAAGATTATTAGGAAGAACATTATTAGATTATATGAGATAA
- the murI gene encoding glutamate racemase translates to MSVLSKPIAVFDSGFGGVSVLKKLLNMLPNENYIYLGDNSNIPYGDKSKDEINKLSIKILDFLVKQNCKMAVIACNTITASSYDILKEKYNNIPIIEIISNGVEDIIDNTKNNNISIMATEFTVHSNIYHDKILHYNDKIKVTQVACQKLCPMIENNWYSYDDRLKVLEEYVKKIDDNSDTLLLACTHYPFIIDDIKSVVNNKKTNIKNIIDPSTKIALSIKKYIIDNNLANTSGGHLKFFTTGNKKDFNDFISRYIKINYELERIVL, encoded by the coding sequence ATGAGTGTGTTATCTAAGCCTATAGCCGTCTTTGATTCTGGATTTGGCGGCGTAAGTGTTTTAAAAAAATTATTGAATATGCTTCCTAATGAAAATTATATATATCTTGGAGATAATAGTAATATACCATATGGTGATAAATCTAAAGATGAGATTAATAAATTATCTATCAAAATATTAGACTTTCTTGTAAAACAAAATTGCAAAATGGCTGTTATTGCTTGCAATACTATCACAGCTTCGTCTTATGATATATTAAAAGAAAAATATAATAATATACCTATAATAGAAATAATATCTAATGGGGTAGAGGATATAATTGATAATACCAAAAATAATAATATATCTATAATGGCAACAGAGTTTACAGTTCATTCTAATATATACCATGATAAAATACTTCATTATAATGATAAAATAAAAGTTACTCAGGTAGCTTGTCAGAAATTATGTCCTATGATAGAAAATAATTGGTATAGTTATGATGATAGACTAAAAGTTTTAGAAGAGTACGTAAAAAAAATAGATGATAATTCTGATACTTTGCTTCTTGCTTGTACGCACTATCCTTTCATAATTGATGATATAAAATCTGTTGTAAACAATAAAAAAACTAATATAAAAAATATAATAGACCCAAGTACGAAAATAGCATTATCTATAAAAAAATATATTATTGATAACAATTTAGCTAATACTTCTGGTGGGCATTTAAAATTTTTTACAACGGGTAATAAAAAAGATTTTAATGATTTTATTTCTCGATATATAAAAATTAATTATGAATTAGAAAGAATAGTATTATAG
- the dapA gene encoding 4-hydroxy-tetrahydrodipicolinate synthase, with protein sequence MSLFEGAGVALITPFTKDGEINYKKLAELIEYQIANKTDAIIAAGTTAESATLTREERIEVIKFCIEVTNKRTMLIAGTGTNVTKTAVELTQKSCEYGADAIMAVTPYYNKGNESGLIDYYTQIANASKAPVIMYNVPSRTGVKLPLNVIKKLSEISNIVAIKEASGDMSYTADIANIAPKLDLYSGNDDMVTPILALGGKGVISVTSNIIPKENHDMVMNFLNGKVEESIKAQVHYIDLVRAMFIEVNPVPIKEAMNIMGFDVGPCRSPLGPLSEKNREYVAQIINKYGIKK encoded by the coding sequence ATGTCATTATTCGAAGGAGCTGGTGTAGCTTTAATAACACCATTTACAAAAGACGGAGAGATTAATTATAAAAAACTTGCTGAACTTATAGAATATCAAATAGCAAATAAAACAGATGCCATAATAGCAGCAGGAACAACAGCAGAAAGTGCTACACTTACAAGGGAAGAGAGAATAGAAGTAATAAAATTCTGTATAGAAGTTACAAATAAAAGAACAATGCTTATAGCAGGTACAGGAACTAATGTCACCAAAACAGCAGTGGAACTTACACAAAAATCATGCGAATATGGTGCAGATGCTATAATGGCAGTAACTCCATATTATAACAAAGGTAATGAAAGCGGACTTATTGACTACTACACACAAATAGCAAATGCATCAAAAGCACCTGTTATAATGTATAATGTACCTTCAAGAACAGGTGTAAAACTTCCGCTTAATGTTATTAAAAAATTATCTGAAATATCAAATATAGTAGCAATTAAAGAAGCAAGCGGAGATATGAGCTATACTGCCGATATTGCAAACATTGCTCCGAAATTAGACTTATATTCTGGAAATGATGATATGGTTACTCCTATACTTGCTTTGGGAGGTAAAGGAGTTATATCTGTTACAAGCAATATTATACCTAAAGAAAATCATGATATGGTAATGAACTTCCTTAATGGTAAAGTAGAAGAATCTATAAAAGCACAAGTACATTATATAGATTTAGTGAGAGCTATGTTTATAGAGGTTAATCCAGTGCCTATAAAAGAAGCTATGAATATAATGGGCTTTGATGTTGGACCTTGCCGTTCACCTCTTGGACCTTTAAGTGAAAAAAATAGAGAGTATGTAGCTCAAATAATAAATAAATATGGGATTAAAAAATGA
- a CDS encoding M20 family metallopeptidase, whose translation MQKNKYLILDDKLNSIEKYLIDLRRDLHKHPELGFEEFYTSKKISSILKSLNIKHKVKVAETGIVADIEGEDKSFTVAFRADMDALPMEDLKKCEYSSINKGKCHSCGHDVHTTILTGIAKYFSEIKPPCNIRLIYQPAEETTGGALPMIKKNALKNVNVIYGLHVNPELKVGSIGVKYGAMYASSNMFDVKVYGKSAHGAKSYNGIDSILIASHILTQMHSYTSSFTDGSMRLHVGLINGGSARNIVADSVKMEGIIRMLCDDKKRKERLTAIEKIVKNTAYSFNAKAEFINMPSYPALINHSNAVDIVRESANNIKLNIVEENANMTTEDFSYYLQNISGAFFSLGVANKKINYPIHNSMFDIDESAINIGVKMQIANVYESYLKKDLFKKIKNN comes from the coding sequence ATGCAAAAAAATAAATATTTAATATTAGATGATAAACTTAATTCTATCGAGAAATATTTAATAGATTTAAGGCGAGATTTGCACAAACACCCTGAATTAGGCTTTGAAGAGTTTTACACATCTAAAAAGATTTCTTCTATACTAAAAAGTTTAAATATAAAACATAAAGTAAAAGTGGCAGAAACAGGAATAGTAGCAGATATAGAAGGAGAAGATAAAAGTTTTACAGTGGCATTTAGGGCTGATATGGATGCTTTACCTATGGAAGACTTAAAAAAATGCGAATACTCTTCAATAAATAAAGGTAAATGTCATTCTTGCGGACATGATGTTCATACTACAATATTAACAGGAATTGCAAAATATTTTTCTGAAATAAAGCCGCCATGCAATATAAGGCTAATATATCAGCCTGCAGAAGAGACTACAGGCGGTGCTTTACCAATGATTAAAAAGAATGCATTAAAAAATGTTAATGTAATATATGGTCTTCATGTTAATCCAGAATTAAAAGTTGGAAGCATTGGTGTAAAATATGGAGCAATGTATGCTAGTTCAAATATGTTTGATGTAAAAGTGTATGGAAAATCTGCACATGGGGCAAAATCATACAATGGAATAGACAGCATATTAATAGCTAGTCATATACTAACTCAAATGCATAGTTATACTTCATCATTTACAGATGGAAGTATGAGGCTTCATGTTGGGTTGATAAATGGAGGAAGTGCGAGAAATATTGTTGCTGATTCTGTAAAAATGGAAGGCATTATAAGAATGCTTTGCGATGATAAAAAAAGAAAAGAGAGACTAACTGCAATAGAAAAAATTGTTAAAAACACTGCATATAGTTTTAATGCTAAAGCAGAGTTTATAAATATGCCTTCGTATCCTGCTTTGATTAATCATAGCAATGCTGTAGATATAGTAAGAGAATCTGCTAATAATATTAAATTAAATATTGTAGAAGAAAATGCTAATATGACAACAGAAGATTTTAGCTATTATCTTCAAAACATAAGCGGTGCTTTTTTTAGCTTGGGAGTTGCAAACAAAAAAATAAACTACCCTATTCATAATAGTATGTTTGATATAGATGAAAGTGCTATTAATATAGGAGTAAAAATGCAGATAGCTAATGTTTATGAAAGTTATTTAAAAAAAGATTTATTTAAAAAAATAAAAAACAACTAA
- a CDS encoding MATE family efflux transporter codes for MINRVEEMEKSFFKYVLPSIVSTMLGGLYIVVDGFFVGNSMGDNGLTAINLVYPIGTVLFATAAMLGMGGSVIMSTYLGAGNIDKFNKAKINTFITLIIASIILTVLLLLIKNKLIYQLGARGIIFEQANSYITTIILGGTFQIISAGSMPIIRNSGKTIHAMSFMGIGLITNIILDYVFLMVLRLGTFGAALATIIAQAIVSAISIYYLFIRKKYRTKIRLSDFDLSMSKRAIQIGLSPFGLVMAPSLIVIFNNLQCIKYGGYIGTSVYSVINYIYGSIIYLFEGIAEGCQPMISFFKGAKREELMRKVLKRGILFSSVLGSILIIVVLLFKNKLGIMFGASIETNNIVSIAMPIIAISFILQPMVRIGTAYFYSSGESKYASFLTYIDPLFVSPLCIMILPIFFKLNGVWLAMPVAQIILMSLLSIIYYNTNIKKTDFYNNKEVYDTNN; via the coding sequence ATGATAAATAGAGTAGAAGAGATGGAAAAATCTTTTTTCAAATACGTACTTCCTTCTATAGTATCAACTATGCTTGGAGGGCTTTATATAGTAGTTGATGGCTTTTTTGTAGGAAATTCTATGGGAGACAATGGGCTTACTGCAATCAATTTGGTTTATCCTATAGGAACAGTGTTATTTGCTACAGCTGCTATGCTTGGAATGGGCGGTTCTGTTATAATGTCTACATATCTTGGAGCTGGAAATATAGATAAGTTTAATAAGGCGAAAATTAATACATTTATTACTTTAATAATAGCAAGCATCATATTAACTGTATTACTTCTTTTAATAAAAAACAAATTAATTTATCAGCTTGGTGCAAGGGGGATAATATTTGAGCAAGCTAATAGTTATATTACAACTATTATATTAGGAGGAACTTTTCAAATTATATCTGCAGGAAGTATGCCTATAATAAGAAATTCTGGTAAAACTATACATGCTATGAGCTTTATGGGTATAGGTCTTATAACTAACATTATATTAGACTATGTGTTTTTAATGGTTTTAAGATTAGGAACTTTTGGGGCTGCATTAGCTACAATTATAGCACAAGCAATAGTTTCTGCTATTTCTATATATTATTTATTTATTAGAAAGAAATATAGAACAAAAATAAGATTATCAGATTTTGATTTATCTATGAGTAAAAGAGCTATTCAAATAGGTCTTTCACCTTTTGGTCTTGTAATGGCTCCTTCTTTAATAGTAATATTCAATAATTTACAATGCATAAAATATGGCGGATATATTGGAACTAGTGTTTATTCTGTAATTAATTATATTTACGGCTCTATAATATATTTATTTGAGGGTATTGCAGAAGGTTGTCAGCCTATGATTAGTTTTTTTAAAGGTGCTAAAAGAGAAGAGCTTATGAGAAAAGTATTAAAAAGAGGAATATTATTTTCTTCTGTGTTAGGCTCTATATTAATAATAGTAGTTCTTTTGTTTAAAAATAAATTAGGCATTATGTTTGGTGCTTCAATAGAAACCAACAACATTGTAAGTATTGCCATGCCTATAATAGCTATATCGTTTATACTTCAGCCTATGGTAAGAATTGGTACTGCTTATTTTTATTCTTCTGGTGAAAGTAAATATGCAAGTTTTTTAACATATATAGATCCTTTATTTGTAAGTCCATTATGCATAATGATTCTTCCTATATTTTTTAAGCTTAATGGTGTGTGGCTTGCAATGCCTGTAGCTCAGATTATATTAATGAGTTTGCTTTCTATAATATATTATAACACAAACATTAAGAAAACAGATTTTTATAATAACAAAGAGGTTTATGATACGAATAATTGA
- the dapB gene encoding 4-hydroxy-tetrahydrodipicolinate reductase codes for MNTTKIIIHGIGTMGTILKDIVEKDDSLELAGFADNLTNEKGDVIVDFSHFSLIEDMLNYGVKNNIPIVICTTGYDDKILEKINEASKKIPIVLASNTSIGVTLMNEIVSKVASVLNDFDIEIVETHHNKKIDSPSGTAKTLYNTINNTLNNEMHLVNGRSGTHKREKKEIGMHSLRGGSVVGEHSVIFYGDDEAIEITHKAMSKKIFAHGSIKAAKFLVGNKSPKLYNMKEVLS; via the coding sequence ATGAATACAACTAAAATAATAATACATGGTATTGGAACAATGGGAACTATATTAAAAGATATAGTTGAAAAAGATGATAGTTTAGAGTTAGCTGGTTTTGCTGATAATCTTACTAATGAAAAAGGTGATGTAATAGTAGACTTTTCTCATTTTTCATTAATTGAAGATATGCTTAATTATGGAGTAAAAAATAATATACCTATTGTAATATGTACTACAGGTTATGATGATAAAATATTAGAAAAAATAAATGAAGCATCAAAAAAGATTCCTATAGTGCTTGCTTCAAATACTTCAATAGGTGTAACACTTATGAATGAGATAGTTTCAAAAGTTGCAAGTGTATTGAATGATTTTGATATAGAGATAGTAGAAACTCATCATAATAAAAAGATAGATTCTCCAAGCGGTACAGCTAAAACTTTATATAACACTATTAATAACACTTTGAATAATGAAATGCATTTAGTTAATGGCAGAAGCGGTACGCACAAAAGAGAAAAAAAAGAAATAGGAATGCATTCATTGAGAGGCGGAAGCGTGGTTGGAGAGCATAGTGTTATATTTTATGGAGATGATGAGGCGATTGAGATTACTCATAAGGCTATGTCAAAAAAGATATTTGCTCATGGCTCTATTAAGGCTGCTAAATTCCTCGTTGGTAATAAATCTCCAAAACTCTACAACATGAAAGAAGTATTATCTTAA
- a CDS encoding N-acetyltransferase family protein, which yields MPIRLATSEDTKQILDIYSNYIDTNITFEYSLPSIEEFEKRIKNIIEVYPYLVYEEDEKILGYAYGHSFMEREAYKWDVELSIYMDYNYKSKGLGKKLCLTLINILKYQGFKTLYSRVTSGNAASEKFHDYFEFKKCGILYNTGYKLSKWHDVIIYEKQINEYDEKPKDIIKIKDIDRDTLKTIISTI from the coding sequence ATGCCAATAAGACTTGCAACTTCTGAAGATACAAAACAAATATTAGATATATACTCAAATTATATTGATACAAACATAACATTTGAATACTCACTGCCAAGCATAGAAGAGTTTGAAAAAAGAATAAAAAATATAATAGAAGTGTATCCCTATTTAGTATATGAAGAAGATGAAAAAATATTAGGATACGCATACGGCCATAGTTTTATGGAGAGAGAGGCATATAAATGGGACGTAGAACTTTCTATATATATGGATTATAATTATAAATCAAAAGGATTAGGAAAAAAGCTTTGTCTAACACTAATTAATATTCTTAAATATCAAGGTTTTAAAACACTTTATTCCAGAGTAACATCAGGCAATGCGGCAAGTGAAAAGTTTCATGATTATTTTGAGTTTAAAAAATGCGGTATTCTTTATAACACAGGATATAAATTATCCAAATGGCATGATGTAATCATATATGAAAAGCAAATTAATGAATATGATGAAAAACCAAAAGATATAATAAAGATAAAAGATATAGATAGAGACACACTCAAAACTATAATATCAACTATTTAA
- the csrA gene encoding carbon storage regulator CsrA, with the protein MLVLSRKINQSIVIGDNIEIMLVDIRGDQIKLGINAPRDVKIFRKEVYEEIESQNLEASKANPEQLNILSSFVKNKLEKNK; encoded by the coding sequence ATGCTTGTACTATCTAGAAAAATCAATCAAAGCATTGTTATAGGCGATAACATAGAAATTATGCTTGTTGATATAAGAGGCGATCAAATAAAATTAGGCATCAATGCTCCAAGAGATGTAAAGATATTTAGAAAAGAGGTTTATGAAGAGATAGAAAGTCAAAACTTAGAAGCTTCTAAAGCAAATCCTGAACAATTAAATATTTTAAGCAGCTTTGTAAAAAACAAATTAGAGAAAAATAAATAA
- a CDS encoding OadG family protein has product MNGSIIEALQIMLIGMGVVVLFLIILVYVMKLVSAIIAQVDKIMPQKEEEQTALPVQSMSNDKMVAIAIALAHVHSNKK; this is encoded by the coding sequence ATGAACGGAAGTATCATAGAAGCCTTACAAATAATGCTTATAGGTATGGGCGTAGTAGTGTTGTTCTTGATAATATTAGTTTATGTAATGAAACTAGTAAGTGCTATTATTGCACAAGTAGATAAAATTATGCCTCAAAAAGAGGAAGAACAAACTGCATTACCAGTTCAATCTATGAGTAATGACAAAATGGTTGCTATTGCTATAGCTTTAGCACATGTTCATAGTAATAAAAAGTAA
- the fliW gene encoding flagellar assembly protein FliW: MPEIESRILGKVEVSDNNLYHLNGSILAFEDYDEFYLLNMDEDGTFKILQSKDDKNICFILIDPFLVFKDYKPDVHDNDIKLLEIEKEEDIHLLTIVTIPNDNFKAMSTNLIAPIVFNIKNHKARQCTVIGDKYNTRHSIFAENNAENNNKKEEKS; this comes from the coding sequence ATGCCAGAAATAGAATCTAGAATATTAGGAAAAGTAGAAGTTTCTGATAACAATTTATATCACCTTAACGGCAGCATATTAGCATTTGAGGACTATGATGAGTTTTATTTGCTTAATATGGACGAAGATGGTACTTTTAAAATACTTCAATCTAAAGATGATAAAAATATATGTTTTATATTGATAGATCCATTTCTGGTATTTAAAGATTATAAACCAGATGTTCATGATAATGATATAAAACTGCTTGAAATTGAAAAAGAAGAAGATATACATTTGCTTACAATCGTAACAATACCAAATGATAATTTTAAAGCTATGAGTACAAATTTAATAGCCCCAATAGTTTTTAATATAAAAAATCACAAAGCGAGACAATGTACAGTTATTGGAGATAAATATAATACCAGACATTCTATATTTGCAGAAAACAATGCTGAAAATAATAATAAGAAAGAGGAGAAAAGTTGA
- a CDS encoding serine/threonine protein kinase, with the protein MKIVNSWNDFDPLKHVIVGRADNCCIAPSEPASKAKVPLNSPMRGMTGPRPLDTVEKANAQLDNLCKILEQHGVKVDRPTPLQWNQAVVTPHFMTGSMFGCMPPRDVLLTIGNEIIAAPMSFRSRYFEYLAYSPILRKYFDEDPDFKWISAPRPELGDASYDMHYFDGDVTEEVLLERTAKLHMVTTEHEILFDAADVMRVGKDLFCQHGLTTNRKAMEWLRRQYPDFRVHAVNFPGDPYPIHIDATFVPLRPGLIINNPTRKLPVEQRKIFEANGWEIVDAAKPAHETPPPLCYSSVWLSMNCLVLDHKTVLVEASEVYQMEQMDKLGMNVIPVPFRDAYPFGGGLHCATADVYREGSCEDYFPKQVDDPTLVTYKKW; encoded by the coding sequence ATGAAAATCGTAAATTCTTGGAATGATTTTGACCCATTAAAACATGTAATAGTAGGTAGAGCTGACAACTGCTGTATAGCTCCATCAGAACCAGCTTCAAAAGCTAAAGTACCATTAAACAGTCCAATGAGAGGTATGACAGGACCAAGACCATTGGATACTGTAGAAAAAGCAAATGCTCAATTAGATAATCTTTGTAAAATCTTAGAGCAGCATGGAGTAAAAGTTGATAGACCTACTCCTCTTCAATGGAATCAAGCAGTTGTAACACCTCATTTTATGACTGGAAGTATGTTTGGCTGTATGCCACCAAGAGATGTACTTTTAACTATTGGTAATGAAATAATAGCAGCTCCTATGTCTTTTAGATCAAGATATTTTGAGTATTTGGCTTATTCACCTATACTTAGAAAATACTTTGATGAAGACCCTGATTTTAAATGGATATCTGCTCCACGTCCAGAACTTGGAGATGCAAGTTATGATATGCATTATTTTGACGGAGATGTTACTGAAGAAGTTTTGCTTGAAAGAACTGCTAAGCTTCATATGGTTACAACAGAACATGAAATACTTTTTGATGCTGCTGATGTTATGAGAGTTGGTAAAGATTTATTCTGTCAGCATGGTTTAACTACAAACAGAAAAGCTATGGAATGGTTAAGAAGACAGTATCCAGACTTTAGAGTACATGCTGTAAACTTCCCTGGAGACCCTTATCCAATACACATTGATGCTACTTTTGTACCTTTAAGACCTGGTTTAATAATTAACAACCCTACAAGAAAACTTCCAGTTGAACAAAGAAAAATATTTGAAGCTAATGGTTGGGAAATTGTTGATGCTGCTAAACCTGCACATGAAACTCCTCCGCCTCTTTGTTATTCAAGTGTATGGCTTTCTATGAACTGTTTGGTATTAGACCACAAAACAGTATTAGTTGAGGCAAGCGAAGTTTATCAAATGGAGCAAATGGATAAATTGGGAATGAATGTTATACCTGTACCATTTAGAGATGCTTATCCGTTTGGCGGCGGTTTGCATTGTGCTACTGCTGACGTTTACAGAGAGGGTTCTTGTGAAGACTACTTCCCTAAACAAGTGGATGACCCTACTTTAGTTACTTACAAAAAGTGGTAA